A genomic window from Gemmatimonadaceae bacterium includes:
- a CDS encoding VOC family protein: MADIKLGKIQQIALVQHDVERAVPFYRDGLGLPLLFETAGMAFFDAGGVRLMLSKPSRAEVDHKNSIMYFEVADCAAAYEALAARGVPFDEAPHVVGRTATHEIWVAFCRDPEDNILAISEARAL; this comes from the coding sequence GTGGCAGACATCAAGCTCGGCAAGATCCAGCAGATCGCGCTCGTGCAGCACGACGTCGAACGCGCGGTCCCCTTCTATAGAGACGGGCTCGGCTTGCCGCTGCTCTTCGAGACGGCGGGGATGGCGTTCTTTGACGCCGGCGGCGTGCGGCTGATGCTGAGCAAGCCCAGCCGTGCCGAGGTGGACCACAAGAACTCGATTATGTACTTCGAGGTGGCCGACTGCGCGGCGGCCTATGAGGCGCTCGCGGCACGCGGCGTACCATTTGATGAAGCGCCGCACGTGGTGGGCCGCACGGCCACGCACGAAATCTGGGTCGCGTTCTGCCGCGATCCCGAGGACAACATCCTCGCCATTAGCGAGGCGCGGGCGCTGTAA